A window from Parambassis ranga chromosome 13, fParRan2.1, whole genome shotgun sequence encodes these proteins:
- the med29 gene encoding mediator of RNA polymerase II transcription subunit 29, whose product MASQQQQPGGPMVQPGLQQPTSIQQQQQQQQQQDFDPVHRFKMLIPQLKESLQNVMKIASLNLAHNTTIDNGIKSSDAAVQRFDKSLEEFYGLCDQLELCLRLAYECLSQSIDSAKHSPNLVPTATKPDTVQTESMSYAQYLSMIKSQISCAKDIHNALLECSKKIAGKGQPQGIM is encoded by the exons ATGGCGTCTCAACAGCAGCAACCCGGTGGGCCGATGGTTCAACCTGGATTACAACAGCCCACctcaatacaacaacaacaacagcagcaacaacaacaagactTCGACCCTGTCCACAGATTTAAAATGCTCATTCCGCAGCTGAAGGAGAGTTTGCAA AATGTAATGAAGATTGCCTCTCTGAATTTGGCCCATAACACGACCATAGACAACGGCAT CAAAAGCAGCGACGCCGCCGTTCAGCGCTTTGACAAAAGCTTAGAAGAGTTTTATGGCCTTTGTGATCAACTGGAGCTGTGCTTG CGGTTGGCGTATGAGTGCCTCTCCCAGAGCATCGACAGCGCCAAACACTCACCCAACCTGGTTCCAACAGCCACCAAGCCTGACACAGTGCAAACAGAGTCCATGTCTTATGCGCAGTACCTCAGCATGATCAAGTCTCAGATCTCTTGTGCTAAAGACATCCACAATGCTTTGCTGGAATGCTCAAAGAAGATCGCAGGAAAGGGACAACCTCAGGGAATCATGTAG
- the ppp2r1bb gene encoding serine/threonine-protein phosphatase 2A 65 kDa regulatory subunit A beta isoform yields MAGADGDDSLYPIAVLIDELRNEDVQLRLNSIKKLSTIALALGVERTRTELLPFLTDTIYDEDEVLLALAEQLGNFTMLVGGPEYVHCLLPPLESLATVEETVVRDKAVESLRKISQEHSPVDLEVHFEPLVKRLASGDWFTSRTSACGLFSVCYPRVSSTVKAEIRQHFRTLCSDDTPMVRRAAASKLGEFAKVLELDYVKSDIISLFTALASDEQDSVRLLAVEACVSIATLLPQEDLETLVMPTLRQAAEDKSWRVRYMVADKFSELQKAVGPEITKNDLVPAFQNLLKDCEAEVRAAAANKVKEFCENLPEDNREQIIMTHILPCVKELVSDTNQHVKSALASVIMGLSTILGKENTIEHLLPLFLAQLKDECPEVRLNIISNLDCVNEVIGIRQLSQSLLPAIVELAEDAKWRVRLAIIEYMPLLAGQLGVEFFDEKLNTLCMAWLIDHVYAIREAATCNLMKLVEKFGAEWAQNTIVPKVLGMANDPNYLHRMTTLFCINALSEVCGQEITTKQMLPVVVKMASDQVANVRFNVAKSLQKIGPVLDNNALQTQVKPVLEQLKADSDMDVKYFAQEALTVLALA; encoded by the exons ATGGCAGGAGCTGATGGAGACGACTCTCTCTACCCTATCGCCGTTCTCATTGATGAACTGCGAAATGAAGACGTTCAG TTACGTCTCAACAGCATTAAGAAGCTGTCCACCATTGCTCTGGCCCTTGGTGTAGAGAGGACTCGCACTGAACTCCTTCCTTTCCTAACAG ACACTATCTATGATGAGGATGAAGTGCTCTTGGCCTTGGCTGAGCAGCTTGGCAATTTCACTATGTTGGTTGGAGGGCCGGAGTATGTCCACTGTCTCCTG CCTCCTCTGGAAAGCCTGGCTACTGTGGAAGAGACCGTAGTCAGAGACAAAGCTGTGGAATCCCTGCGGAAGATCTCTCAGGAGCACTCTCCAGTTGACCTGGAAGTACATTTTGAGCCTTTGGTGAAGCGGCTGGCCAGTGGTGACTGGTTCACCTCTCGTACATCTGCCTGCGGTCTTTTTAGTGTGTGTTATCCTCGTGTCTCCAGCACTGTCAAGGCAGAGATTCGTCA GCATTTTCGCACCTTGTGCTCAGATGACACTCCAATGGTGCGTCGTGCTGCAGCTTCCAAACTGGGGGAGTTTGCCAAAGTCCTTGAGCTGGATTATGTAAAAAGTGACATAATTTCCCTCTTCACTGCTCTGGCCTCTGATGAGCAG GACTCAGTGCGGCTGCTTGCAGTGGAGGCTTGTGTCAGCATTGCCACTCTGCTGCCTCAGGAGGACCTGGAGACTCTGGTGATGCCAACTCTGCGCCAGGCTGCAGAAGATAAATCTTGGAGGGTCCGTTACATGGTAGCAGACAAGTTCTCTGAG CTCCAGAAAGCAGTGGGACCAGAGATCACCAAGAACGATCTAGTCCCAGCCTTCCAGAACCTTCTGAAGGACTGTGAAGCTGAGGTTCGTGCTGCTGCAGCAAACAAAGTCAAAG aattctGTGAGAACCTCCCAGAGGATAATCGTGAACAAATCATCATGACCCACATTCTACCCTgtgtcaag GAACTTGTTTCAGACACCAACCAGCATGTGAAGTCAGCCCTGGCTTCAGTCATAATGGGCCTTTCAACCATCCTGGGCAAGGAAAACACAATAGAGCACTTACTGCCTCTCTTCCTGGCTCAACTCAAGGACGAG TGCCCTGAGGTGCGTCTCAACATCATCTCCAACCTAGACTGTGTGAATGAGGTGATTGGCATCCGTCAGCTCTCCCAGTCACTGCTGCCGGCCATTGTGGAGCTGGCTGAGGATGCTAAGTGGAGGGTCCGTCTCGCCATCATAGAGTACATGCCCTTGTTGGCAGGACAGCTG GGAGTGGAATTCTTTGATGAGAAGCTCAACACCCTTTGTATGGCCTGGCTAATTGACCATG TGTACGCCATCCGTGAGGCAGCCACCTGTAACCTAATGAAGCTCGTAGAGAAGTTTGGTGCAGAATGGGCCCAGAACACCATTGTGCCCAAAGTGCTGGGCATGGCCAACGACCCCAATTACCTCCACAGGATGACCACTCTATTCTGCATTAAT GCCTTGTCAGAGGTGTGTGGCCAGGAGATCACCACTAAGCAGATGCTACCAGTGGTCGTGAAGATGGCCAGTGACCAGGTAGCCAATGTACGCTTCAATGTGGCCAAGTCCCTTCAGAAGATTGGCCCTGTGCTTGACAACAA TGCCCTTCAAACACAAGTGAAGCCAGTGCTTGAACAGCTGAAAGCAGATTCAGACATGGATGTCAAGTACTTTGCCCAGGAGGCTCTTACTG TTCTGGCCCTAGCATAA